A stretch of DNA from Sugiyamaella lignohabitans strain CBS 10342 chromosome B, complete sequence:
CCACGATTATTACGAATGAATTCCTCGGTAGTCATTCTTTGTTTAATCTCTGGACTGTGCAAATCGGTGTTGAGCATGATAACCGAATAGGCAAGAATATATGGTGTATCTGCATTGGAGAATACGCCTGGGTTGTCGGAAATATATCGTTCCGCAAATTTCAACATGTATCTGTCGATTTTCTGTGCTTCTCCTGGTAATCGGAACCCTTGAAGGAATCGTCGTAGTGCATCTACAAATGAAAGACCCTTGAAATCCATCAAATCCACAAACTCATGCATGATCGAGATATGATATggatcatcatcaccaagGAAGTCTCCAATAGTGGCCTTGTCAAGACCCTCGGTATTAAGCAGGAATTTGGCCACTTCTATAGGTTCCTTGGAAGAAATGAACCCCTCTCTAATGAGCCTTTCTAGACCACGTTTAGGTTTGAAATTAAATTCCCGTACTGCTCCAGATAAAGCTGCTTTACGATGCTTAAGCGATTCAAATTGTGATGGGTCGTCTGAAAACCCTTTGCCATTGGAAAGGTTTGGAGTGGCAGCTCCAGACGGAGTTTCATCCAAATCGACATTGGAATCACCCACTGCGCCATTCAACTCTGATAACGCGTCAtgactggtgctgttggTAGTCAGCGCAGCAGCGATACCACGTTGAGACCAGGTGAGCAAAGATCGAAGCACAGCTACTAGTGAGTCGAGGGCTACCATTTTCAGACTATATTCCATGGGATATTGAGCAGACGCTTCGACATGGCTTTGACCAGCCAAACTTGCGATTGCCAGAGCAGGAGGAAGAGACAGATTATAAGTTGCCAATACTTGATGTTTCGTCTTTGCTTCGTAATAGTTTTGAAGTTGCATTTGTGTCATGTGGACAGGAGTCACAGCCATCTTAACCAAAACATCGATAATATGCTCAAAAACGTTGACGGGTGCATTTCGGTCACAGTCATAATTGAGATAAATCTCAACCAATGCCCTAGGATCATTGCATACTCTCTGTAGAATCGACAAGAAATATTGCTTTTGGTGTACAGTGGAAGTTTTCATTTCCAAAATGGGGAAATAAATTTCCACTAAAAATACAGAAATCTCTTTCTTGAACTGACTACGCAAATTACTCCAGATTAACCAGAGGATTTCCGCAGAGATTTCAAATACAGGGCTCGAAATACTCGCGGCATTTCTTGCCAGCATCGAACACACATAATCCTTGATAGCAATGACAAACTTTTCGTCGCCCTTGTTTGACGACTTGATATACAAGTTATTACATGTGAATACGCTCATGTGGGTTTTGAGAATAGTGTGAACCAGATGTAATGTCAACAATTTGGTACGCACTGCTTGTGATTTGAGATTGGTGCCGTCATCTTCCAAAGGCTTCTCTGTCAACATACACATTGTTCTAAAAACCAAGAACGCATCTTTGATCATCAAATCGTTTGAGTCAGCTCCTGCATCGTCTACATTCAATTCAAGTGATTCATCTTTAGCTATCCGGTCGTCTTCAATCGAGTGTCTTTGTGAAGTTGTTTTCTGAGTCATAGAACGCAGAGTAAGTTCAGGAGTACTCTCCTCTCCTGCAGAAGTTGTAGATGCAACTGATCCGTTTCTCAGCGACGATACATCTAAGCTTGATGATTTGTTGCTTCTTGTAGACAAGTTGATGAATTTTTTCACTCTTTCAAAGACCTTATCGACCATTTGTGTCAAGGCAGCTTGGGCTACTCCTTGATTAGCCTGAGACAGGGATCGCACTGAAATGAAGTATATTTTTCGAATCGAATTGAGCAGAATCTTACCATGCACAAACAGCTTGTCATTTATAACAGCTGCAAGAAGAGCTTTAATTATTTGCAACTCGACCCTCGCATCAATGTCCTCTGTCTTGAAAGTCTCACATATTGACGCAGCAACCCTATCAACCAGAGGAATTGTGGGAGGAGGTGTGATTCCCGATTCACTATCAACCTCTGGTGGTTCTGGGTCTTGGAAATACGCATATGTAAATAGCTTTCCAATGCAATCCATGGCTTCTGCCTTTAACTCGTTGTTGCTTGACTGCGTACACACTATATTCAGTGGCTCAAACACAAAAGTAGGAGTAGATAGTGCCGATGGGTCTTCCTCAAAGTGTTCTATAATTAGTTAGTATCAATCGTATCCATatccatcttcatcttcattttttGACTCTGTTAAATATGAGCAAGCTCGATAGGTGGTAATAGCACTAATTTAACTGGAGTCATTGAAAATTGGCAAAGAGCACGGTGAACTTACTAATTGCCTTGTGAAGAGCATTGTCTAGGGCGCTGATTTTACGAATATCTTTGCTCGCTTTTATCGATGCTAAGGTCTTCTTTATAAAGACGCTGGCCTGCTGACTACTGTCAATAGACGAAATGGACAAAGCCATTGACGGCGAACGACGgttgtgtttttttggaGTATCCAAATGGCTATTAGGAACTGTCGTAGTAGACGACAAGGCTGACGAAGAAACGCTTGGAGAAGTTGATGCTGTCTCTACATTAGTAGCCGGAGCCGAAGTTGCTGATTCAGACTCGGCAGTGCTAGCAGCATTGCTAGTCGATACCACTGGATCAATAGATTCTGACGACAAACCCGTAGTAGCGTTTGTATTATCAGTTTCGTCTGCTCTTTCTGATTCTTGAGAAGATTCTCCTTCTGtactagcagcagtggaTTCATCAACCTTAGTCTCTTGCACGTCATGTTCCGACGCTGGACCGTCGGCGGGACTCTGTTCTTTGACCACTGTCTTTTCGGAAGACACAGTAGCACTATCAGAAGTGGTTGTATCAGCAGGTTCCTTTAAATCCACTTCGTCCATCTCGGAAGAATCAATAGCACCATTCTCAGGGTCAGAACCCTGAACAGGCCCACTCAATGGAGGTTGGTCCTCCTGGCTAGCCTCAACTGGAGACATGTGGAAAACAGGCAGTAAATCCAACTAAAAGGTGACCTCTGCCGACCTGATATACGCCCAAAAAGAACACCCTAATCAATTGCGGCACAAGATCTGTCGAATTCCTTTAAAAGTACAAAAGGACCGTGTCAAGTTGTCGCGCACAGGCACTGAAGGTGTCGTGATAT
This window harbors:
- the SEC7 gene encoding Arf family guanine nucleotide exchange factor SEC7 → MDCIGKLFTYAYFQDPEPPEVDSESGITPPPTIPLVDRVAASICETFKTEDIDARVELQIIKALLAAVINDKLFVHGKILLNSIRKIYFISVRSLSQANQGVAQAALTQMVDKVFERVKKFINLSTRSNKSSSLDVSSLRNGSVASTTSAGEESTPELTLRSMTQKTTSQRHSIEDDRIAKDESLELNVDDAGADSNDLMIKDAFLVFRTMCMLTEKPLEDDGTNLKSQAVRTKLLTLHLVHTILKTHMSVFTCNNLYIKSSNKGDEKFVIAIKDYVCSMLARNAASISSPVFEISAEILWLIWSNLRSQFKKEISVFLVEIYFPILEMKTSTVHQKQYFLSILQRVCNDPRALVEIYLNYDCDRNAPVNVFEHIIDVLVKMAVTPVHMTQMQLQNYYEAKTKHQVLATYNLSLPPALAIASLAGQSHVEASAQYPMEYSLKMVALDSLVAVLRSLLTWSQRGIAAALTTNSTSHDALSELNGAVGDSNVDLDETPSGAATPNLSNGKGFSDDPSQFESLKHRKAALSGAVREFNFKPKRGLERLIREGFISSKEPIEVAKFLLNTEGLDKATIGDFLGDDDPYHISIMHEFVDLMDFKGLSFVDALRRFLQGFRLPGEAQKIDRYMLKFAERYISDNPGVFSNADTPYILAYSVIMLNTDLHSPEIKQRMTTEEFIRNNRGINDSANLPDEFLLNIYHEIQTNEIKLLSEQHAALLSSGGTQGGSFAANFGLTLAAVGRDLQREAYMQASKEMSSKTEQLFKRLISSEDGRNKDNEFYIASHIEHVKPMFEFAWMSCLAGLSGPFQESEEADVVRLCMEGLRLAIRIACLFDVELARISFVSALANFTNLQSLSEMKLKNVEAVKVLLTTALSEGNMLKSSWKDVLTCISQLERFQLIASGIEAKSIPDVTNARFASRESVDRVRSFGSPANFRAAVFNPEVGRELQSSTIEVDMDKIFTQSSQLSGDGIVEFVKALTAVSSEEIQSSGNSDHPRMFSLQKMVDVSYYNMERIRVEWSQLWVIMGDQFNKMGSHENANVVSFALDSLRQLSLRFFDLEELSHFKFQKDFLKPFEYTMVHNNDKAAKELVLECLQQMILAKSDRIKSGWSAMFGVFSKASNVEYGM